In the genome of Kluyveromyces marxianus DMKU3-1042 DNA, complete genome, chromosome 1, one region contains:
- the ERV15 gene encoding Erv15p: MGVWLFIFAVVANCVNLFAQVHFTILYADLEADYINPIELCSKVNKLILPEAVLQGVISILFLLNGYWFVFLINLGVLAYNVNKFYNKQQLLDATEIFRTLGKHKRESFIKLAFYLFLFFFYLYRMIMALIAASE, encoded by the coding sequence ATGGGTGTTTGGTTGTTTATATTTGCTGTTGTAGCCAACTGTGTGAACTTGTTTGCCCAAGTTCATTTTACCATTTTATATGCTGATTTAGAAGCGGACTACATTAACCCAATTGAATTATGTTCTAAGGTAAACAAATTGATTCTTCCTGAAGCCGTACTACAAGGTGTTATCTCcatattgtttttgttgaatggATATTGGTTTGTATTCTTGATTAACCTGGGAGTTCTTGCCTACAATGTGAACAAATTCTACAACAAGCAGCAACTATTGGATGCTACTGAAATTTTCAGAACTTTAGGTAAACATAAGAGAGAatctttcatcaaattgGCGTTctatttgttcttgttcttcttctacttgTACAGAATGATCATGGCTTTAATTGCAGCCAGCGAGTAA
- the AME1 gene encoding Ame1p: MSVRETDELRQRHLKLLYRLRGSASRTIDYDVVIEQEQEQEQEQQQQQQEPEREPELDPVYEQEQDEMPELGDDAPDLGNFQADEYGSDDHVMLPEQPVEVDLARFEHMTLPQLSTPLTSMATIDVLRRLLETVLQSTIEDRISQFRRAGSARLKLKLKLEIKILQRFLQQCVQDLSTLSDLNLSNNDLVYRLKQISLLKNSLSQSLLQVRSSATTYEEPQLAVAQNQVVLDNFKRINELIMLQRNPDEESSNRNLPPDTAKIDPNSKSGLLSELRKLNEGIQNITN, translated from the coding sequence ATGAGTGTGAGAGAGACGGATGAATTGAGACAGCGGCATTTGAAGCTGCTTTACCGGCTACGTGGTAGCGCATCGCGCACTATTGATTACGATGTGGTTATCGagcaagaacaagagcaagagcaagagcagcagcagcagcagcaggaACCAGAGCGGGAACCGGAACTGGACCCAGTATACGAGCAAGAGCAAGATGAAATGCCAGAGCTGGGCGATGATGCCCCAGACCTAGGGAATTTTCAAGCAGACGAGTACGGTTCTGatgatcacgtgatgtTGCCGGAGCAGCCAGTGGAAGTGGACCTCGCGCGGTTTGAGCATATGACTCTGCCGCAGCTATCCACACCTCTCACTTCGATGGCTACCATCGATGTGTTGCGAAGGCTGCTGGAAACGGTGCTCCAGTCAACTATCGAAGACAGGATTTCGCAGTTTCGCAGAGCAGGCTCTGCAAGACTCAAactgaagctgaagctTGAGATTAAAATCCTTCAGCGGTTCCTGCAACAGTGCGTCCAGGACCTCTCAACGCTATCGGACCTCAACCTTTCAAACAATGACTTGGTGTATAGACTGAAGCAAATCTCATTGCTCAAGAACTCATTATCCCAGTCACTTCTACAAGTTAGAAGCTCCGCTACCACATATGAGGAACCTCAATTGGCTGTCGCCCAAAACCAAGTAGTACTGGATAACTTTAAACGCATCAATGAGCTTATCATGCTGCAAAGGAATCCAGACGAGGAGTCAAGTAATCGGAACTTGCCTCCGGATACCGCGAAGATTGACCCTAACTCCAAATCAGGGCTCTTATCAGAGTTACGAAAGCTTAACGAAGGCATACAAAATATAACAAACTGA
- the HRI1 gene encoding Hri1p, with protein sequence MVSLTKRVLFEIIPNGPNETTITLSSTTNKGHYVSLRPFVNGEGKEFPFEWAFGGTSDTLEVRKIDERSNGLDFNFKFDTNVKLEIPETHRGVIKTVFKTWDAGLVEETGSVFPFGPDGAEVKFRELWQPIDPTRLEFVELSHGNDVDPNATSIALHTDNSEYEGLVVIVGNWVQGILFKKGENTLKGVNLVRSQIDANKSVKDLFKFGPDAAKFPTELLLKEGSKTTSNGVEWSVIESNL encoded by the coding sequence ATGGTTTCCTTAACAAAGAGAGTCCTATTTGAGATTATTCCAAACGGTCCAAACGAGACTACGATTACTCTATCTTCTACTACCAACAAAGGGCATTATGTCTCACTAAGACCTTTTGTTAATGGAGAAGGTAAGGAGTTCCCATTTGAATGGGCATTTGGTGGTACTAGTGACACCCTTGAAGTGAGAAAGATTGACGAAAGAAGCAATGGATTGGatttcaacttcaagttTGACACGAATGTCAAGCTAGAAATCCCTGAAACCCATCGCGGTGTGATCAAGACTGTTTTCAAGACTTGGGATGCCGGTCTGGTTGAAGAAACCGGGTCTGTGTTCCCATTTGGCCCAGATGGAGCGGAAGTCAAGTTCAGAGAACTATGGCAACCAATTGATCCAACAAGATTGGAGTTCGTTGAGTTGAGTCACGGAAATGATGTGGACCCTAACGCAACTTCTATTGCTTTACATACTGACAACTCCGAATACGAAGGTTTGGTCGTTATTGTAGGTAACTGGGTGCAAGgtattttgttcaagaaaggCGAAAACACTCTGAAGGGTGTTAACTTGGTGCGTTCCCAAATCGATGCCAATAAGTCGGTCAAAGACTTGTTCAAGTTCGGACCGGATGCTGCCAAGTTCCCCACGGAACTCCTCTTGAAGGAAGGCTCAAAGACCACTTCAAACGGTGTGGAATGGTCCGTGATTGAATCCAACTTATGA